From the genome of Patescibacteria group bacterium, one region includes:
- a CDS encoding LamG-like jellyroll fold domain-containing protein — protein MKIEKTKKIILVALAIFIGLIAILLVSPVLAQVEPGLNTLSPYIGLGTQDLRVTIARIVQVAFGLLGIITVVLVIIGGVMYLLSGGEAEKIQKAKNLLVAAVIGLVITLSAFAIASFVINELLKATGAGGPGFNINTCPNCYPPCDNCGPIPGQCPDPNKDSPAPYICSLSGINNEPKGATGDFITIMGGKFGATQGNSKVFFRKGLAPNYQYIETTIVNCGNDPVWHDSLIKVEVPSSLQFDNVNAEQNIYKVVIKTGANNENTSEDKSTALYPPYNDDFTLLAGLPGPGVACLQPDNGAEGTTVTVLGKRFGTQTAGADFLKFPMNVNAQVGHWDDETILSSVPPGAVSQPSNLVFVQKGTITSNGSPFYVKCDNITAKCSADNCCSGGYCSFTTSDYCKGGPGEPCSGCSTAGCRAGNYCDTTNPSSCICKEAGPGAPCSSNTASCVPSNDLCGRGFYCATNAATACTCQSLPQIDSVRPDNGAPGNFITITGQGFGTYDSNISKIIFLGTTANNDEQNASLPTICGAAVIWQDKQVVVEVPAGAVNGPIKLINADSQETTWDNQGAGGFTVNNVKRPGLCPLSAASPDRGEFGTLVSLSGKNFGTTKDSATIGGGEFDNKNIWTWLDDSIKNLKVPNILPGVLPVQVKVGSENSNPVNFTVTQPAKVPKIDYLDPSSGPIGQYVTIFGSNFGEQANLVKFLNLAGETDFESSNWLIADTNFPAGCSKAGYWHDTYIIVKVPSGLKINNSQVVVKSQNNLYSNTMDFTRNNNPVTPGICAIAPDQGPVGISGVTLYGENFGTYSSSTSSQVNFWQNKIPADQALDWSANKIGAGLDGKQGQSGSSLTVPIGAITGPVQVTNSAGVLSNKVQFKVNDCRVQNICAGSQICCQADGVCKNPEDCGQAVYGQMCTYSWSFTTGKLVSALPPQVIEDIACTDKPQSPTPWKKSVDNCTNIWVSARFNKLIDPITLQKSANNIEVKACGTADNFNFADCNTPALVPSDITTFSFNLDNQGAEASGFEFQPDGNLEPNTWYRVTLKSGANGIYSLETENQASLQLDGDFDGQPGGEYSWYFKTKNSNLACDVEKVVVTPQDALIIRKDQTQDYNAFALANNCNILDSNFYDWNWYKVYSTQQTESAQCDQPADPAPQTNYCTAKISLADNLPLPDGNNKIDYKQTATPEKQGLIYVGAKVSDKKDDNNRLVIDLNIPEIDYFTPTNGLVRPEVKTYVTIYGKNFGAAQGTSQVFFDNIPAQLADCKESWSDTMIKVQVPQGQSIPAGNSATYKLPTPGKEDGMLLFYDFEETSNVLISDRINGFDGEIKGTPAHINDLFKQALYLNNYPVSSDYKDYVKLPNQNLGTGSLEFWFKPQGSGTLFSATDGTAVNAFSLDYSTAANTKKIIKDNDWNYLAYTYDGSQANLYLNGFNFNDFTGTGIILTGNFIGTDKNSILIGAKNITNLSNYFKGEIDNFSIFSAILTQELISRYFGLSAGQVLFLKFEDTGNEIIDSSPNKFTGIASSGNIARVNEGMSGKAISFNSDNQYSLNIANDPSLNFNKEFSIEGWIKTGANPATQSFYSSDEAAFRTIAGGFLRLTLQINNGSDVATYYAQSTNRLLPDQWNYFAGTYDGQKIQINLNGTKTEFNAPGFISQSSNFNSACIGSCSGTFIGSLDEIAIYNRVLSDSEINSRVGAKDMSHLVITTDFGKAISPDVFSFSNNIYPFLCSLEPNFGVENTPITATGANFGDSNKTVFNNIQYGVGSYVNFNNLLFSLFLTDDKIKSWSNQILNILNPLKIDASSLPENQVYVAIDPFSEPYNDLLNAGTFSEGDPFADLNNNGVHDQAAYNNGQEPDLKSNTLPFYLSPVITSISPDNGPISQWVTISGYNFGDTPGKVYFFNNQAAELPPAPCERYWTNNQIIVVVPAGTQSGDVYLVTAQGGLNNEGIESNRVRFTVNDNLLGAGLCQILPAKGKINQAVTIKGVRFEDTRGESNLIFSKSKIASINNWSAKNIAASVPAGTETGSVVVTKRILTGKICAGFHIGAFCPSNTYENSYTEVVSNPLNFKILTSTGCTSDTDCEACGLGTSSCVNGICTPYIANFTPLNGKVGTWVDLQGCYFGCETGNAYFKGLITDPPISTNDYKAYYQLKSDARDVTTNFDGSFCVLNNCHEANYTDPAYFNNNELLLNGSDYVKVQNYSITSSFTALAWAKSGTNNWNQNGWIMSSRSNNGFIIHPNSGKNTWTGYILNKDGLYLPIGDYTVNDIKQWHQYGVSYNEATKIGQMIFDGQVVATRNFTDLTPVFLRENSKIDLYLGVDSPPFMNRFGQGSINEARLYNRELAINELQGIYTKGGGSLQSWIPAQKPSDCKFWQCSPNADNDHIIAEVPNKNTATTLDDAITGQIKVITSLGLETVTATNFEVNDIVQPNICTQISQCGNNSIEAGEQCDGTALPSPLPECPGNLPNCTYQCADTCTLLRCDANDQNCTTADQCGNNAIDNGEECDYSANPPVPSGLDCTNFGYPTNSCTFNCDNQCLLSHCDINGQNCVPVDSLCGNGNIDTIADGSGNIIYQEECDGTNLNNKTCADVPGGFVGGTLSCFGQGNANQCNFDTALCAKAITRPKVEAISPADGETAFCRNGIMDIFFDSLIDQKTLEQYQDNVLTNRNIKLEACTNQTVKNQENGLTKNVLAYFRNIFSRLFGYEKPALAQTTCTALSDEDFYLRIYNINNKTVISVTPNYLLDPAQIYRVQIVGGDQGVKSLSNGTLDVANSTACSSADTNNCLATFLTQGTAGDDQSGICQVNWIDTKVYRAPFTSENDRIAEYNNNDLFVCAGKDDCHLDADYDQDATTSGNQHIYEAVAKYNNGWTLKANYQWSRTEDIDPQNALEIYNRIDNLSTDINKVKNTTGRVYTTAKPIKEVKSQLLVEAQAQGSLLAPVTQSFNVLILMCENPWPSIKEKFPLASIPQAFNSQTYYCRDNPAGLLPEARILIPPVEKRTTIENLDFQYGNLFNWIPETGQGELWFVQPVESLIVNEGWIINTALGSFGGKDFNLGKQPTGILSSRQFVIEGDELRFKIGGSNHAWPSARLNQDLTITTSEIEEPGAGNLPDNVTAVTLEAADAPESTFYVRAQATGSGDNILRDISFKLPSNYTGKIGIIKIYDNNVDGYVMFDDLRQYEKGVRIPIRF, from the coding sequence TTCCGGGCCAGTGTCCTGATCCGAATAAAGACAGCCCGGCGCCATATATCTGCAGTTTATCGGGGATCAATAATGAGCCAAAAGGCGCGACAGGAGATTTTATTACAATTATGGGAGGCAAGTTTGGCGCCACTCAGGGGAATTCCAAAGTATTTTTTAGAAAAGGGCTGGCTCCAAATTATCAGTATATTGAAACTACGATTGTTAATTGCGGCAATGATCCTGTTTGGCACGATTCTCTTATCAAAGTTGAAGTTCCATCAAGCCTGCAATTTGATAATGTAAATGCTGAGCAAAATATTTATAAAGTCGTAATTAAGACAGGAGCTAATAATGAAAATACCAGTGAAGACAAATCAACCGCACTTTATCCGCCATACAATGATGATTTTACCTTGTTAGCCGGATTGCCCGGACCTGGTGTTGCCTGCCTCCAACCGGATAATGGCGCAGAAGGCACAACAGTTACTGTTTTGGGCAAACGATTTGGCACTCAGACTGCTGGTGCAGATTTTTTAAAGTTTCCCATGAATGTTAATGCACAAGTCGGGCATTGGGATGATGAGACAATCCTGAGCAGCGTACCTCCAGGCGCAGTGAGCCAGCCCAGCAATTTAGTTTTTGTGCAAAAAGGCACTATCACCAGCAATGGTTCTCCTTTTTATGTTAAATGTGACAATATAACCGCGAAATGTTCAGCAGATAATTGCTGCAGTGGAGGATATTGCTCTTTTACCACTTCAGATTATTGTAAAGGCGGGCCAGGAGAGCCATGTTCCGGTTGTAGTACGGCAGGCTGTCGGGCAGGCAATTATTGCGACACAACTAATCCTTCAAGTTGTATTTGTAAGGAAGCTGGACCTGGCGCACCCTGCAGTTCCAACACCGCCAGTTGCGTCCCTTCTAATGATTTATGCGGACGCGGATTTTATTGCGCGACTAATGCAGCGACTGCTTGCACTTGCCAATCTCTGCCTCAGATAGATTCTGTCAGACCTGATAATGGAGCCCCGGGAAATTTTATAACTATTACTGGCCAGGGTTTTGGCACTTACGATTCTAATATAAGTAAGATTATATTTTTAGGTACGACTGCCAATAATGACGAGCAAAATGCTAGTTTGCCAACAATTTGCGGCGCCGCTGTTATCTGGCAAGATAAGCAGGTTGTAGTTGAAGTGCCAGCAGGCGCTGTAAATGGCCCGATTAAATTAATAAATGCAGACAGCCAGGAAACAACTTGGGATAATCAAGGGGCAGGTGGATTTACTGTTAATAATGTTAAAAGGCCAGGATTGTGTCCGCTTAGTGCAGCCAGTCCCGATAGAGGTGAGTTTGGAACCTTAGTAAGTTTGAGCGGAAAAAATTTCGGGACAACTAAAGATTCAGCGACAATTGGTGGTGGTGAATTTGATAATAAAAACATATGGACTTGGCTTGATGATTCAATTAAAAATCTTAAAGTGCCGAATATATTGCCCGGTGTTTTACCTGTTCAGGTTAAAGTCGGGTCAGAAAATAGCAATCCGGTTAATTTTACGGTTACCCAGCCGGCAAAAGTGCCAAAAATTGATTATCTTGATCCATCAAGCGGGCCAATTGGTCAGTATGTGACAATTTTTGGCAGTAATTTTGGCGAGCAGGCTAATCTGGTTAAATTTTTAAATCTGGCTGGTGAAACTGATTTTGAAAGCTCTAATTGGCTGATTGCTGATACAAATTTTCCAGCAGGCTGTTCAAAAGCTGGGTATTGGCACGATACATATATAATAGTAAAGGTTCCGTCTGGTTTAAAAATAAATAATAGCCAGGTGGTAGTTAAATCCCAGAATAATCTTTACAGCAATACAATGGATTTTACCCGTAATAATAATCCTGTCACTCCGGGCATTTGCGCCATTGCCCCTGATCAAGGTCCGGTTGGAATCAGCGGTGTGACTTTATATGGTGAAAATTTTGGTACATATTCTTCCTCAACCAGCAGCCAGGTTAATTTTTGGCAAAATAAAATACCTGCTGATCAAGCTTTGGATTGGTCAGCGAATAAAATAGGCGCAGGACTTGATGGCAAGCAGGGTCAGTCCGGAAGTTCATTAACTGTTCCAATAGGCGCCATAACCGGACCTGTGCAGGTAACTAATTCAGCCGGTGTTTTAAGTAATAAGGTTCAGTTTAAAGTCAATGATTGCCGGGTGCAAAATATTTGTGCTGGCAGCCAAATTTGCTGTCAGGCTGACGGAGTTTGTAAAAATCCTGAAGACTGCGGCCAGGCTGTTTATGGCCAGATGTGCACGTATTCCTGGTCATTTACAACCGGCAAATTAGTTTCGGCTCTGCCCCCGCAAGTAATTGAGGATATTGCCTGTACTGACAAGCCACAGAGCCCGACGCCCTGGAAAAAATCAGTTGATAATTGCACAAATATATGGGTCTCTGCCAGATTTAACAAACTAATTGATCCAATTACCTTGCAAAAATCAGCTAATAATATTGAAGTCAAAGCCTGTGGCACAGCAGATAATTTTAATTTTGCTGATTGCAATACCCCTGCGCTTGTTCCATCGGACATTACAACTTTTTCATTCAATTTAGATAATCAAGGCGCAGAAGCCAGCGGTTTTGAATTCCAGCCAGACGGCAATTTAGAGCCAAATACCTGGTATCGGGTCACCTTAAAAAGCGGGGCCAATGGAATTTATTCATTAGAAACTGAGAATCAGGCCAGCCTGCAATTAGATGGTGATTTTGATGGCCAGCCAGGCGGGGAGTATAGTTGGTATTTTAAAACAAAAAATTCAAATTTAGCCTGCGATGTTGAGAAGGTGGTTGTTACGCCCCAAGACGCTTTAATTATCAGAAAAGATCAAACTCAAGATTATAATGCTTTTGCCCTGGCAAATAATTGCAATATATTGGATAGCAATTTTTATGACTGGAATTGGTATAAAGTATATAGCACTCAGCAAACAGAAAGCGCACAATGCGATCAGCCTGCAGACCCTGCTCCTCAAACAAATTACTGTACTGCCAAAATTTCTTTAGCAGACAATCTGCCTTTGCCTGATGGAAATAATAAAATTGATTATAAACAAACGGCTACGCCAGAAAAGCAAGGTTTAATTTATGTCGGAGCCAAAGTCTCGGATAAGAAGGATGATAATAATAGACTAGTCATTGATTTAAATATTCCAGAAATAGATTATTTTACACCGACTAACGGCCTGGTACGTCCAGAAGTAAAAACTTATGTCACAATTTATGGCAAAAATTTTGGAGCTGCTCAAGGTACAAGCCAAGTTTTCTTTGATAATATTCCTGCGCAATTAGCTGATTGTAAAGAATCCTGGTCAGACACTATGATTAAAGTCCAAGTGCCGCAAGGCCAGTCAATCCCTGCTGGAAATTCAGCCACTTATAAATTACCAACTCCAGGCAAAGAAGACGGCATGCTATTATTTTATGATTTTGAGGAAACTAGCAATGTGCTTATCAGTGATAGAATTAATGGTTTTGACGGTGAAATCAAAGGAACTCCGGCTCACATTAATGATTTATTTAAGCAGGCATTATATTTAAATAATTATCCGGTTTCCAGTGATTATAAAGATTACGTTAAATTGCCAAACCAGAATTTAGGCACCGGCAGTTTGGAATTTTGGTTTAAACCGCAGGGTAGCGGTACTTTATTCAGCGCAACAGACGGGACAGCTGTAAATGCCTTTTCCTTAGATTACAGTACGGCCGCCAATACGAAAAAGATTATTAAAGATAATGACTGGAATTATTTAGCTTACACTTATGATGGCAGCCAGGCGAATTTATATTTAAATGGTTTTAATTTTAATGATTTTACCGGTACTGGCATTATTTTGACTGGAAATTTTATTGGCACTGATAAAAACAGCATTTTGATTGGCGCAAAAAATATTACCAATCTCAGCAATTACTTTAAAGGCGAGATAGATAATTTTTCAATATTTAGCGCGATTTTGACGCAAGAACTTATTAGCCGGTATTTTGGTTTAAGCGCTGGCCAGGTTTTATTTTTAAAATTTGAAGATACTGGCAATGAAATTATTGATTCTTCACCCAATAAATTTACGGGGATTGCGTCTTCGGGCAATATAGCCAGAGTCAATGAAGGCATGTCTGGCAAGGCCATAAGTTTTAATTCTGATAATCAATATAGTTTAAATATAGCCAATGACCCTTCTTTAAATTTCAACAAAGAATTTTCAATTGAAGGCTGGATAAAAACAGGCGCAAATCCTGCTACGCAGAGTTTTTATTCATCAGATGAAGCTGCTTTCCGCACAATTGCCGGAGGCTTTTTGCGTTTGACTTTGCAAATTAATAATGGCAGTGATGTAGCGACTTATTATGCTCAAAGCACTAATAGACTCCTGCCAGATCAGTGGAATTATTTTGCCGGCACTTATGATGGACAAAAAATTCAAATAAATTTAAACGGCACAAAAACAGAATTTAACGCGCCTGGCTTTATTTCTCAAAGCAGCAATTTTAATTCTGCCTGCATCGGCTCCTGCTCGGGCACTTTTATAGGTTCGCTTGATGAAATTGCAATTTACAATCGTGTTTTGTCAGATTCTGAAATAAACAGCCGTGTTGGCGCAAAAGATATGTCGCATCTTGTTATCACGACTGATTTTGGCAAAGCAATTAGCCCTGATGTTTTTTCATTTAGCAATAATATTTATCCTTTTTTGTGTTCCTTAGAGCCGAATTTCGGAGTTGAGAATACTCCGATCACTGCGACAGGCGCAAATTTTGGCGATTCCAATAAAACTGTTTTTAATAATATCCAATATGGCGTAGGCAGTTATGTTAATTTTAATAATCTGCTTTTTAGCTTATTTTTAACTGATGATAAAATAAAATCATGGTCAAATCAGATATTAAATATTTTAAATCCTTTAAAAATTGATGCTAGTAGCTTGCCTGAGAATCAGGTTTATGTGGCAATTGATCCTTTTTCAGAACCATATAATGATTTATTGAATGCCGGCACATTTAGTGAAGGAGATCCGTTTGCTGATCTTAATAATAATGGCGTTCATGATCAGGCTGCTTATAATAATGGACAAGAGCCGGACTTAAAAAGCAACACCTTGCCGTTTTATTTGTCTCCGGTAATTACTTCTATTTCACCGGATAATGGCCCGATTAGCCAATGGGTGACTATCAGCGGATATAATTTCGGCGATACTCCAGGCAAGGTATATTTTTTCAATAATCAGGCAGCAGAATTACCGCCAGCGCCCTGTGAAAGATACTGGACCAATAATCAGATTATCGTGGTTGTGCCGGCTGGCACGCAGTCAGGTGATGTTTATTTGGTGACTGCCCAGGGCGGCTTAAATAATGAAGGTATTGAAAGCAATCGGGTCAGATTTACAGTCAATGACAATTTGCTTGGCGCAGGTTTGTGCCAAATTTTACCTGCTAAAGGTAAAATTAATCAAGCGGTGACAATAAAAGGCGTAAGATTTGAAGATACGCGAGGGGAAAGTAATTTAATTTTTAGTAAAAGTAAAATTGCTTCTATTAATAATTGGTCAGCTAAAAATATCGCGGCCTCTGTTCCTGCTGGCACTGAAACTGGCTCTGTGGTGGTGACAAAGAGAATTTTAACTGGCAAAATTTGTGCCGGCTTTCATATCGGCGCTTTTTGCCCAAGTAATACTTATGAAAATTCTTATACTGAAGTAGTCAGTAATCCATTAAATTTTAAAATTTTAACGAGTACTGGCTGTACAAGTGATACTGATTGTGAGGCTTGCGGACTCGGAACAAGCAGTTGTGTTAATGGCATTTGTACTCCATATATTGCAAATTTTACGCCGCTCAATGGCAAGGTGGGGACATGGGTTGACTTACAGGGCTGTTATTTTGGCTGTGAGACGGGCAATGCTTATTTTAAAGGCCTAATAACAGACCCACCTATATCTACTAATGATTATAAGGCCTACTATCAATTAAAATCAGATGCCAGGGACGTTACCACTAATTTTGATGGCTCGTTTTGTGTGCTTAATAATTGCCATGAGGCTAATTATACTGACCCGGCTTATTTTAATAATAATGAATTGCTTTTGAATGGCAGTGATTATGTTAAAGTGCAAAATTATTCCATAACTTCAAGTTTCACTGCTCTTGCCTGGGCAAAATCAGGGACTAATAATTGGAATCAGAATGGCTGGATTATGAGTTCAAGGAGCAACAATGGCTTTATAATTCACCCTAATAGCGGCAAAAACACCTGGACAGGATATATTTTAAATAAAGATGGTCTCTACCTTCCTATTGGCGATTACACTGTAAATGATATAAAACAATGGCATCAATATGGGGTTAGCTATAATGAGGCGACTAAAATAGGGCAGATGATTTTTGACGGGCAAGTTGTCGCCACCAGAAATTTTACGGATCTAACTCCAGTATTTCTTAGAGAAAACAGTAAGATTGATCTTTATCTGGGGGTTGATTCTCCTCCATTCATGAACAGATTTGGTCAGGGTTCAATTAACGAAGCGCGTCTTTACAACCGCGAGTTGGCGATCAATGAACTTCAGGGGATTTATACTAAAGGCGGCGGTTCATTGCAGTCCTGGATTCCGGCGCAAAAGCCGAGTGATTGTAAATTCTGGCAGTGCTCGCCAAATGCCGATAATGATCATATTATTGCTGAAGTCCCGAACAAAAATACAGCTACCACTTTAGATGATGCGATTACAGGACAAATTAAAGTTATTACGTCTTTAGGTTTGGAAACTGTTACGGCCACGAATTTTGAGGTTAATGATATTGTTCAGCCAAATATTTGCACTCAAATCAGCCAATGCGGCAATAATTCAATTGAGGCAGGGGAGCAATGTGACGGCACTGCCTTGCCATCGCCTTTGCCCGAGTGTCCTGGCAATTTGCCCAATTGTACTTATCAGTGCGCTGATACTTGTACTTTATTAAGATGTGATGCCAATGATCAAAATTGCACAACGGCAGATCAATGCGGCAATAACGCAATTGATAATGGAGAAGAATGTGATTATTCTGCAAATCCCCCTGTTCCCAGCGGTTTAGATTGCACGAATTTCGGTTATCCGACAAATTCTTGTACATTTAATTGTGATAACCAATGTCTCTTGTCGCACTGCGATATTAATGGTCAGAATTGCGTTCCGGTTGATTCTCTTTGCGGCAATGGCAATATAGATACAATAGCTGATGGCAGCGGCAATATTATTTACCAGGAAGAATGCGATGGTACAAATTTGAATAATAAAACATGTGCAGATGTGCCTGGCGGTTTTGTGGGAGGAACTTTAAGTTGCTTTGGACAAGGTAATGCCAATCAATGCAATTTTGACACTGCTTTGTGCGCTAAAGCTATTACCAGGCCAAAGGTAGAGGCAATCTCACCAGCTGACGGAGAAACAGCTTTTTGCAGAAATGGCATTATGGACATATTTTTTGACAGCTTGATTGATCAAAAGACCTTGGAACAATATCAAGATAATGTTTTAACCAACAGAAATATAAAATTGGAAGCATGCACAAATCAAACTGTAAAAAATCAGGAAAATGGCTTAACGAAAAATGTTCTGGCTTATTTTAGAAATATATTTAGCAGGCTCTTTGGCTATGAAAAGCCAGCTTTGGCCCAAACAACTTGTACTGCTTTAAGCGATGAAGATTTTTACCTAAGAATTTATAACATTAATAATAAGACAGTAATTTCAGTCACCCCCAATTATTTATTAGATCCAGCCCAAATATATAGAGTGCAGATTGTCGGCGGTGATCAAGGCGTAAAAAGTTTGAGCAATGGTACTTTGGATGTTGCTAATTCAACCGCATGCTCTAGTGCTGACACGAATAATTGTTTAGCAACCTTCCTGACTCAGGGAACTGCAGGTGATGACCAAAGCGGCATTTGCCAGGTTAACTGGATAGATACGAAGGTTTATCGCGCGCCGTTTACCAGTGAAAATGACCGTATTGCCGAATATAATAATAATGATTTATTTGTTTGCGCAGGCAAAGATGACTGCCATCTTGATGCTGATTATGATCAAGACGCGACAACTTCTGGCAACCAACACATTTATGAGGCAGTCGCCAAATATAATAATGGCTGGACATTGAAAGCTAATTATCAGTGGTCCAGGACTGAAGATATTGATCCGCAAAACGCACTGGAAATTTATAACAGGATAGACAATTTATCAACGGATATAAATAAAGTTAAAAATACAACGGGCAGAGTTTATACTACAGCTAAGCCAATAAAAGAAGTTAAATCCCAATTATTAGTAGAAGCCCAGGCACAGGGCAGTTTGCTTGCGCCTGTTACGCAAAGTTTTAATGTCTTAATTTTAATGTGCGAAAATCCCTGGCCTTCAATAAAAGAAAAGTTTCCGTTGGCCTCAATTCCACAAGCTTTTAATTCCCAGACATATTATTGCCGCGATAACCCAGCCGGACTTTTGCCTGAGGCGCGTATTTTAATTCCGCCTGTTGAAAAACGAACAACTATTGAAAATCTGGATTTTCAGTATGGCAATCTGTTTAATTGGATTCCAGAAACCGGGCAGGGTGAATTATGGTTTGTCCAGCCAGTTGAAAGCTTGATCGTCAATGAGGGCTGGATAATTAATACTGCTTTAGGCTCTTTTGGCGGCAAAGATTTTAATTTAGGCAAGCAGCCGACTGGTATTTTGTCTTCACGGCAATTTGTAATTGAAGGCGATGAATTAAGATTTAAAATTGGCGGCAGTAATCATGCCTGGCCTAGCGCCAGATTAAATCAGGATCTGACAATAACTACTTCTGAGATTGAAGAACCGGGCGCAGGCAATCTGCCTGATAATGTTACGGCCGTAACTTTAGAAGCGGCAGATGCGCCAGAATCTACATTTTATGTCCGGGCACAAGCAACTGGCAGCGGAGATAATATCTTGAGGGATATAAGTTTTAAATTACCTAGCAATTATACTGGAAAAATTGGTATAATAAAGATATATGATAATAATGTAGATGGTTATGTAATGTTTGATGATTTGAGGCAATATGAAAAAGGCGTGCGAATACCGATAAGGTTTTAA